Proteins encoded together in one Sphingomonas radiodurans window:
- the lptF gene encoding LPS export ABC transporter permease LptF, whose translation MKSIDRYMARLIALPLFSTLVISAMLLVLDRMLRLFDFVATEGGPVNVVWKLLANLLPEYLGLGIPIGLMLGILLAFRRLATSSELDVMRGVGMSYGRLLRVPYMYAIGLALVNLAIVGFIQPRARYAYEGLRFELRTGALGASIKVGEFTHLGDRMTLRIERSRENGRALSGIFVHAQTPKGDWIGVTAQSGQFLATDDPNTIIFRLTNGTLIHNRPDFATPRVLTFSAHDLPIDLPRFGQFRPRGGRNLEYTLPELARLGVKGQTEQARDSSQAELYFRLVEVFTMLLLPLLAVALGVPPKRSTSALGVFLSIVMVVAYHKVNQYAASVGELGRVDPLLALGLPFLVFAGLIVWMFYTLAYVPGGQPIGALERVAGKALSAITRRMPGRRWREARA comes from the coding sequence ATGAAATCGATCGACCGCTACATGGCCCGGCTGATCGCGCTGCCGTTGTTCTCGACGCTCGTGATTTCCGCGATGCTGCTGGTGCTCGATCGCATGCTGCGGCTGTTCGACTTCGTCGCCACGGAAGGCGGCCCGGTCAACGTCGTGTGGAAGCTCCTTGCTAACCTGCTGCCGGAATATCTCGGGCTGGGCATTCCGATCGGGCTGATGCTCGGCATCCTGCTGGCGTTCCGCCGGCTTGCGACCTCGTCCGAGCTCGACGTGATGCGCGGCGTGGGGATGAGTTATGGCCGGCTGCTGCGCGTGCCGTACATGTATGCGATCGGGCTGGCGCTCGTGAACCTGGCGATCGTCGGGTTCATCCAGCCCCGCGCGCGTTATGCCTATGAAGGTCTGAGGTTCGAGCTGCGCACCGGCGCGTTGGGCGCCTCGATCAAGGTTGGCGAATTCACGCATCTCGGCGATCGAATGACGCTGCGGATCGAACGCAGCCGGGAGAACGGTCGCGCACTCTCGGGCATCTTCGTCCATGCGCAGACACCCAAGGGCGACTGGATCGGCGTGACGGCGCAGAGCGGGCAGTTCCTCGCGACCGACGATCCCAACACGATCATCTTCCGCCTGACCAACGGCACGCTCATCCACAACCGCCCCGACTTCGCGACGCCGCGCGTGTTGACGTTCAGTGCGCACGATCTGCCAATCGACTTGCCGCGGTTCGGGCAGTTCCGCCCGCGCGGGGGGCGCAACCTGGAATATACGCTGCCCGAACTCGCACGGCTCGGCGTGAAGGGGCAAACCGAGCAGGCGCGCGACAGCAGCCAGGCGGAGCTGTATTTCCGCTTGGTCGAGGTGTTCACGATGCTGCTCTTGCCATTGCTGGCGGTCGCGCTCGGCGTGCCGCCGAAGCGATCGACCTCAGCGCTTGGTGTGTTCCTGTCGATCGTGATGGTGGTCGCGTATCACAAGGTGAACCAATATGCCGCGTCGGTCGGCGAACTTGGCCGGGTCGATCCGCTGCTCGCGCTCGGGCTGCCGTTCCTCGTTTTCGCTGGGCTGATCGTGTGGATGTTCTACACGCTCGCTTATGTGCCCGGCGGCCAGCCGATCGGCGCGCTTGAGCGCGTGGCGGGCAAGGCGCTGTCGGCGATCACCCGACGGATGCCTGGCCGCCGCTGGCGGGAGGCCCGCGCATGA
- a CDS encoding phosphotransferase family protein, which translates to MTDTSLQEEVAERDRLDTDRLSAWMTEHVPDFAGPLSYAKFAGGQSNPTYKLSTPTRNYVLRRKPMGDLLPSAHQVDREYRVMAGLHATGFPVPRQFGLCEDDAVIGSAFYVMEMIEGRTIWDGSFPGMDAETRRAHYFAMVDTLAALHNVDHVAAGLEDFGRAGNYFERQVSRWTKQYRGAETEHMPAMERLIEWLPRTIPEQTRTTIVHGDYRCDNLKFAPGLEPRVAAVLDWELCTTGDPTADLSYFLISWVTQPEGRSGVMGLTGPETGIPTVDEVVARYCEQTGREDVPDLNWLLAFNLFRLASIVQGIRKRFLIGTASSASAEATSARVPMLADAAWDFAVKAGA; encoded by the coding sequence ATGACCGATACGAGTCTGCAGGAGGAAGTCGCCGAGCGCGATCGGCTAGATACCGATCGCCTCTCGGCCTGGATGACGGAACATGTACCCGACTTCGCTGGCCCGTTGAGCTACGCCAAGTTCGCTGGCGGCCAATCGAACCCGACGTACAAGCTGTCGACGCCGACGCGCAATTACGTGCTGCGGCGCAAGCCGATGGGCGATCTGCTGCCATCGGCGCATCAGGTCGATCGCGAGTATCGCGTGATGGCCGGGCTCCACGCGACGGGCTTTCCCGTGCCGCGGCAATTCGGTTTGTGCGAAGACGATGCCGTCATTGGATCGGCCTTCTACGTCATGGAGATGATCGAAGGGCGGACGATCTGGGATGGATCGTTTCCCGGCATGGATGCCGAGACGCGGCGGGCGCATTATTTCGCGATGGTTGACACGCTGGCGGCGCTTCACAACGTCGATCACGTTGCCGCCGGGCTCGAGGACTTCGGGCGCGCCGGCAATTACTTCGAACGCCAGGTCAGCCGCTGGACGAAGCAGTATCGCGGTGCCGAGACCGAGCACATGCCCGCGATGGAGCGGCTGATCGAGTGGCTGCCTCGGACGATTCCCGAGCAGACGCGCACGACGATCGTCCACGGCGATTATCGCTGCGACAATCTGAAGTTCGCGCCGGGCCTCGAGCCGCGGGTGGCCGCGGTGCTCGATTGGGAGCTGTGCACCACGGGCGATCCGACTGCCGATCTCAGCTATTTCCTGATCAGCTGGGTCACCCAGCCGGAAGGGCGTTCAGGCGTGATGGGGCTTACCGGGCCGGAAACGGGCATCCCTACGGTCGACGAAGTGGTGGCGCGCTATTGCGAGCAGACCGGGCGCGAGGATGTGCCTGACCTCAACTGGCTGCTCGCGTTCAACCTCTTCCGCCTTGCCTCGATCGTGCAGGGTATCCGGAAGCGCTTCCTGATCGGCACGGCATCGAGCGCCAGTGCCGAGGCGACGAGTGCGCGCGTGCCGATGCTGGCGGATGCGGCGTGGGACTTCGCGGTTAAGGCGGGGGCTTAA
- a CDS encoding SDR family NAD(P)-dependent oxidoreductase, which translates to MARFTGKSIIVTGAGSGIGRAAATLFAAEGAQVIVADKVGAEATAEAIRAAGGTAQAIEMDAGNEEDVIRTVALACDTFGGLDVMFANAGISGGMANIFDTDVALITEVLRVNLIGPVLAIKHAAPRIAERGQGAIILTASVAGIRSGAGSPAYSASKAGVINLAKVSAQQLSGSNVRVNAICPGLTETGMTKPVFDYARDAGKIDRVGRLNPLRRGAQPEELAKVALFLASDDASYVNGQAVAVDGGLSSSHPVTKQEYGRTTA; encoded by the coding sequence ATGGCAAGGTTCACCGGCAAGTCGATCATCGTCACTGGCGCCGGATCCGGCATCGGTCGTGCCGCCGCCACGCTGTTCGCGGCGGAGGGCGCGCAAGTCATCGTCGCCGACAAGGTAGGCGCCGAAGCGACGGCGGAGGCGATCCGTGCCGCCGGCGGCACCGCACAGGCGATCGAGATGGATGCCGGCAACGAGGAGGATGTCATCCGCACCGTCGCGCTGGCGTGCGACACGTTCGGTGGGCTCGACGTGATGTTCGCCAACGCTGGCATATCGGGCGGGATGGCCAACATCTTCGATACCGACGTGGCGCTGATCACCGAAGTGCTGCGCGTCAATTTGATCGGCCCGGTCCTGGCGATCAAGCACGCCGCGCCGCGTATTGCCGAGCGGGGGCAGGGCGCGATCATCCTCACGGCGAGCGTCGCGGGCATCCGTTCAGGTGCCGGCTCGCCAGCCTATTCGGCGTCGAAGGCCGGCGTGATCAATCTGGCGAAGGTTTCGGCGCAGCAGCTTTCGGGCTCGAACGTGCGCGTCAACGCAATTTGCCCTGGCCTCACGGAAACGGGGATGACGAAGCCAGTGTTCGACTATGCCCGCGATGCCGGCAAGATCGACCGCGTCGGCCGCCTCAACCCGCTTCGGCGCGGCGCGCAGCCCGAGGAACTCGCCAAGGTCGCGCTGTTCCTCGCTTCGGATGACGCCAGCTACGTCAATGGTCAGGCAGTTGCGGTCGATGGCGGCCTGTCGTCGAGCCATCCCGTCACCAAGCAGGAATACGGCCGCACCACCGCTTGA
- a CDS encoding Crp/Fnr family transcriptional regulator codes for MFFPAAIIDMLQRRAAGDGLWLPSSYPRGGGLLDQGAARDSLFVLISGLVKLTYLSAEGDEWIKSLIVDTGLFGALGSEAGSRFGASAIEPSVVVELPASWIGAAMAADIGLAAQAGAFNAWLVGRKQAREEALLCQSAEARYRTMLATEPALVARLPQGDIARYLRITPIAFSRIKRRMRGNGQIDATGI; via the coding sequence ATGTTTTTCCCGGCAGCCATCATCGACATGCTGCAGCGCCGTGCCGCCGGTGATGGATTGTGGCTGCCGTCGAGCTATCCTCGCGGCGGGGGGCTGCTGGATCAGGGCGCCGCACGCGACAGTCTGTTCGTTTTGATCAGCGGCCTCGTGAAACTGACCTATCTGTCGGCCGAGGGCGACGAATGGATCAAGAGCCTTATCGTCGATACCGGGCTGTTCGGTGCGCTCGGCAGCGAGGCCGGCAGCCGGTTCGGGGCAAGCGCGATCGAACCGTCGGTTGTGGTCGAGCTACCCGCCTCCTGGATTGGCGCCGCGATGGCGGCTGACATTGGCCTTGCCGCGCAGGCGGGGGCGTTCAACGCCTGGCTCGTGGGGCGCAAGCAGGCGCGCGAGGAAGCGTTGCTGTGCCAAAGCGCCGAGGCCCGCTACCGCACGATGCTGGCCACTGAGCCGGCGCTCGTCGCCCGCCTGCCGCAAGGAGACATCGCTCGGTATTTGCGCATCACCCCGATCGCGTTCAGCCGGATCAAGCGCCGGATGCGGGGGAATGGTCAGATCGACGCGACTGGTATCTGA
- a CDS encoding SDR family oxidoreductase has product MTHFSLAGRAVLVTGAGRGIGLALVERLIGRGVNWVIVVGRDPAPLDALAARYQAVVPIIEDLCSPDGAKLIAAQAREISPDLSVVINNAGTQLLTDLFAADADRHREALAAEIAVNFTATIQLSIELMPQLLAQPSAMLVNVTSGLALAPKQSSPVYCATKAGIRSFTKALRYQAQANAPHVRIVEALPPIVDTAMTAGRGRGKISADACAAEIVAGMEAGKDAIYVGKAKLLRAIFGLSHTAAERIMRDG; this is encoded by the coding sequence ATGACCCACTTTTCGTTGGCCGGCCGCGCGGTGCTCGTCACCGGCGCTGGGCGCGGGATCGGCCTGGCACTGGTCGAGCGGCTGATCGGGCGCGGCGTGAATTGGGTGATCGTCGTCGGGCGTGATCCCGCCCCGCTGGACGCGCTCGCCGCGCGCTATCAGGCGGTGGTGCCGATCATTGAGGATTTGTGCAGCCCGGACGGGGCGAAGCTCATCGCCGCTCAGGCGCGCGAGATTTCGCCCGATCTGTCGGTCGTGATCAATAACGCCGGCACGCAGTTGCTTACCGACCTCTTCGCTGCCGACGCGGATCGCCACCGTGAGGCGCTCGCCGCTGAGATCGCAGTGAACTTTACCGCGACGATCCAGCTGTCCATCGAGCTCATGCCGCAGCTACTCGCGCAACCCTCCGCGATGCTGGTGAACGTAACATCAGGGCTCGCGCTCGCGCCAAAGCAATCCTCCCCGGTCTATTGCGCGACAAAGGCCGGTATCCGCAGCTTCACCAAGGCATTGCGATACCAGGCGCAAGCAAATGCGCCGCACGTCCGCATCGTCGAGGCGCTGCCGCCGATCGTCGATACCGCCATGACCGCAGGGCGTGGACGCGGAAAGATCAGCGCGGACGCCTGCGCGGCGGAGATCGTCGCCGGTATGGAGGCCGGCAAGGATGCGATCTACGTCGGTAAAGCGAAGCTGCTACGGGCGATCTTCGGGCTGTCACACACAGCGGCGGAGCGGATCATGCGCGACGGCTGA
- a CDS encoding acyl-CoA dehydrogenase family protein, with protein sequence MDFTLSERETYFRDRVKAFIDAEIAPREAEYHEQAHHGDRWKVIPVIEEVKAKAKEAGLWNFFMPPHSGQTHVDDTFEFEGTQLTNLEYALCAEEMGKIGWASECFNCSAPDTGNMEVLHRYGTLEQKETWLRPLMNGEIRSVFFMTEPAVASSDATNIETRIERDGDHYVINGRKWWSSGVGDPRCKIGILMGKTSFEGSRHSQQSQVLVPMDTPGIKIERMLSVYGYDHAPHGHGDVTFTNVRVPVENVLLGEGRGFEIAQGRLGPGRIHHCMRTIGVAEVAIEKMAKRLLSRVAFGKRISDHSVWEQRIAQGRIEIEMTRLLCLKAAQTMDTAGNKAALQEIAMIKVFAPNMALRILDDAVQAHGGGGVAEDFGLAHAWASQRTLRLADGPDEVHARTIARNEFGKYGDWKAEIASNDRGAPRETISSGDIGVSR encoded by the coding sequence ATGGACTTCACGCTGAGCGAGCGCGAAACCTATTTTCGGGATCGCGTGAAAGCCTTCATCGATGCCGAGATCGCCCCACGGGAGGCGGAATATCACGAGCAGGCACATCACGGCGATCGCTGGAAGGTGATCCCGGTGATCGAGGAGGTGAAGGCGAAGGCGAAGGAAGCCGGCCTGTGGAACTTCTTCATGCCGCCGCATTCGGGCCAGACGCATGTCGACGACACGTTCGAATTCGAAGGCACGCAGCTTACCAACCTCGAATATGCGCTGTGCGCCGAGGAGATGGGCAAGATCGGCTGGGCGAGCGAGTGCTTCAATTGCTCGGCGCCCGATACCGGCAACATGGAAGTGCTTCACCGCTACGGCACGCTCGAGCAGAAGGAGACGTGGCTACGGCCGCTGATGAACGGCGAGATCCGTTCGGTCTTTTTCATGACCGAGCCGGCGGTCGCCTCGTCCGATGCGACCAACATCGAAACGCGGATCGAGCGCGACGGTGATCATTATGTGATCAACGGCCGCAAATGGTGGTCGTCGGGTGTCGGTGATCCGCGCTGCAAGATCGGCATCCTGATGGGCAAGACGAGCTTCGAAGGCTCGCGCCACAGCCAGCAGAGCCAAGTGCTCGTGCCGATGGACACACCGGGGATCAAGATCGAACGGATGCTGTCGGTTTATGGTTACGACCATGCGCCGCACGGCCACGGCGACGTGACCTTTACCAACGTGCGCGTGCCGGTCGAGAACGTGCTGCTGGGCGAGGGCCGCGGGTTCGAAATCGCGCAGGGTCGGCTCGGGCCGGGCCGCATCCATCATTGTATGCGCACGATCGGCGTTGCCGAGGTGGCGATCGAGAAGATGGCCAAGCGACTGCTCAGCCGCGTGGCGTTCGGCAAGCGGATTTCCGATCATTCGGTATGGGAACAGCGCATCGCGCAGGGTCGGATCGAGATCGAGATGACTCGCCTGCTTTGCCTGAAGGCGGCGCAGACGATGGACACGGCGGGCAACAAGGCCGCGCTGCAGGAAATTGCGATGATCAAGGTGTTCGCGCCGAACATGGCGCTCCGCATCCTCGACGATGCGGTGCAGGCGCATGGCGGCGGCGGCGTGGCGGAGGACTTCGGCCTGGCGCACGCCTGGGCATCGCAGCGCACTCTGCGGCTCGCCGACGGCCCGGACGAGGTCCACGCGCGCACGATCGCACGCAACGAGTTCGGCAAGTACGGTGATTGGAAAGCCGAGATTGCGTCGAACGATCGCGGCGCGCCGCGCGAGACGATTTCGAGCGGGGATATCGGCGTCTCGCGCTGA
- the lptG gene encoding LPS export ABC transporter permease LptG, with protein sequence MTSFFPSRTVALYMGRMFLIRTFGILAGLVLVLQALDLLGESGKILAVPGNGDAQVWQYMSLRVPQIIARFLPFSVLLGTILTLITMNQNSEIVALKSSGLSAHQVLAPLIITSFGVAALSFAFNDRIVSRATATLSQWQKVDYGPLPIDRGDRSNVWVRTDDDLIEVDQIKGRGEAAQLGDVTLYERDSGNLRAIVTAPRGQRSGDGWAIGPARRFDVATGRVTAVGSLIIARGVTPDQFTLSTVNADGLSFSALNAAIDDLAAAGRPTKALEGALWHKLSGPLSSVLMPLLGAVAAFGIARSGKLFIRAVIGMALGFAYFVADNFALAMGNLGAYPPFLAAWAPFLLFLLIGEAVLVRTEE encoded by the coding sequence ATGACTTCGTTTTTCCCCTCGCGCACCGTCGCGCTATACATGGGGCGGATGTTCCTGATCCGCACCTTCGGCATCCTCGCCGGGCTGGTGCTGGTGCTCCAGGCGCTCGACCTGCTGGGTGAATCGGGCAAGATCCTGGCGGTGCCCGGTAATGGCGATGCGCAGGTTTGGCAGTATATGTCGCTGCGCGTGCCGCAGATCATTGCGCGCTTCCTGCCCTTTTCGGTGCTGCTCGGCACGATCCTGACGCTGATCACGATGAACCAGAACAGCGAGATCGTGGCGCTGAAATCGTCCGGCCTGTCGGCGCACCAAGTGCTGGCGCCGCTGATCATCACAAGCTTCGGCGTGGCGGCACTAAGCTTCGCGTTCAACGACCGGATCGTATCGCGCGCCACGGCGACGCTTAGCCAGTGGCAGAAGGTCGATTACGGACCCTTGCCGATCGACCGCGGTGATCGCTCCAACGTTTGGGTGCGGACCGACGACGATCTGATCGAGGTCGACCAGATCAAGGGCCGCGGCGAGGCCGCGCAGCTCGGCGACGTGACGCTGTACGAACGCGACAGCGGGAACCTGCGGGCGATCGTGACCGCACCGCGCGGGCAGCGCAGCGGTGACGGCTGGGCAATTGGGCCTGCGCGGCGCTTCGACGTGGCCACGGGGCGCGTGACCGCCGTTGGCAGCCTGATCATCGCGCGCGGCGTGACGCCAGATCAGTTCACGCTCTCGACCGTCAATGCTGACGGGCTGTCATTCTCCGCGCTGAACGCCGCAATCGACGATCTCGCCGCGGCAGGCCGCCCGACCAAGGCGCTCGAGGGCGCCTTGTGGCACAAATTGTCCGGGCCGCTGTCGTCGGTGCTGATGCCATTGCTCGGCGCAGTGGCGGCGTTCGGCATCGCGCGCTCGGGCAAGCTCTTCATCCGCGCGGTGATCGGGATGGCGCTCGGCTTCGCCTATTTCGTGGCCGACAATTTCGCGCTCGCGATGGGCAATCTGGGCGCCTACCCGCCGTTCCTGGCGGCGTGGGCGCCCTTCCTGCTGTTCCTTTTGATCGGCGAGGCTGTGCTGGTCCGCACCGAGGAATAG
- a CDS encoding SDR family NAD(P)-dependent oxidoreductase has product MSLFDLTDKVVVITGSSRGIGKASAIACAEQGAKVVISSRKQDASQAVADDINARFGEGTAIAVAANISDKAALQNLVDESRRAFGRIDCLVCNAASNPYYGPQEGIADEQFRKILDNNILSNHWLITMVAPEMKERKDGSIVIVSSIGGLRGSTVIGAYCISKAADMQLARNLAHEYGKHGIRVNCIAPGLIKTDFAKALWEDEAAVAERNRTTPLRRIGEPDEIAGAVVYLASKASGFMTGQTMVIDGGVTI; this is encoded by the coding sequence ATGTCGCTATTCGATCTGACCGACAAGGTCGTCGTCATCACCGGATCGTCGCGCGGGATCGGCAAGGCGAGTGCGATCGCTTGCGCCGAGCAGGGCGCCAAGGTTGTCATCTCCAGCCGCAAGCAGGACGCCTCGCAAGCCGTCGCGGACGACATCAATGCCCGTTTCGGCGAAGGAACCGCGATCGCCGTTGCGGCCAACATCTCCGACAAGGCGGCGCTGCAGAACCTGGTCGACGAGAGCCGCCGCGCGTTCGGGCGTATCGACTGCCTGGTCTGCAACGCCGCGTCGAACCCGTATTACGGCCCGCAGGAGGGGATCGCGGACGAGCAGTTCCGCAAGATCCTCGACAACAACATCCTGTCGAACCACTGGCTAATCACGATGGTTGCCCCCGAGATGAAGGAGCGCAAGGACGGCTCGATCGTGATCGTCTCGTCGATTGGGGGCTTGCGCGGATCGACCGTGATTGGCGCTTATTGCATCTCGAAGGCGGCCGACATGCAGCTCGCGCGCAATCTGGCGCATGAATACGGGAAGCACGGCATCCGCGTGAACTGCATCGCGCCCGGGCTGATCAAGACCGATTTTGCCAAGGCGCTGTGGGAAGACGAGGCGGCCGTCGCCGAGCGCAATCGCACCACACCGCTGCGCCGGATCGGCGAGCCCGACGAGATCGCCGGCGCGGTGGTCTATCTTGCGTCCAAGGCGAGCGGGTTCATGACCGGGCAGACGATGGTGATCGACGGCGGCGTGACGATCTGA
- a CDS encoding Zn-dependent alcohol dehydrogenase gives MKAAVLYETKAPLRIEDVIVSKPAAHEVLIRTVACGVCRSDLHFVDGVYPHPLPAIPGHEAAGIVEAVGDEVRTVKVGDAVVTCLSAFCGHCEFCITGRMFLCVSGETRRGPKAEPRLRMANGDNVNQMLNLSAYAEMMLVHEHACVAIDPEMPLDRAALIGCAVTTGAGAVFNTTDVTPGETICIVGCGGIGLAAVNAAKIAGAGKIIALDPVPEKRAVAEKLGATHTFDPMANNVVAEVIELTKGGVDHAIEAVGRSQSAQTTVDVLRRGGTATILGMMPLDQKVGLSAMDLLSGKKLQGGLMGSNRFPVDIPRLVDFYMRGQLDLDTIIAERLPLERINDAFDELRKGDATRSVIVFDQ, from the coding sequence GTGAAAGCCGCAGTCCTTTACGAAACCAAGGCGCCACTCCGCATCGAGGACGTCATCGTCTCCAAGCCTGCCGCACACGAGGTGCTGATCCGCACCGTCGCCTGCGGCGTTTGCCGGTCGGATCTCCACTTCGTCGACGGCGTCTATCCGCACCCGTTGCCGGCGATTCCCGGCCATGAAGCCGCAGGCATCGTAGAGGCAGTGGGCGACGAAGTGCGCACGGTGAAGGTTGGCGACGCGGTCGTCACCTGCCTCAGTGCGTTCTGTGGCCATTGCGAATTCTGCATCACCGGGCGCATGTTCCTGTGCGTCAGCGGCGAGACGCGGCGCGGCCCCAAGGCCGAACCGCGGCTGCGGATGGCGAACGGCGACAACGTCAACCAGATGCTGAACCTGTCGGCCTATGCCGAGATGATGCTCGTCCACGAGCATGCCTGCGTCGCGATCGATCCCGAAATGCCGCTCGATCGCGCTGCGCTGATCGGCTGCGCGGTGACGACCGGGGCAGGGGCGGTGTTCAACACCACCGACGTGACGCCGGGCGAGACGATCTGCATCGTCGGCTGCGGCGGCATTGGGCTCGCCGCGGTCAACGCCGCCAAGATCGCCGGCGCGGGGAAGATCATCGCACTTGATCCGGTGCCGGAAAAGCGTGCAGTTGCCGAAAAGCTCGGCGCGACTCACACGTTCGATCCGATGGCGAACAATGTCGTCGCCGAAGTGATCGAACTCACCAAGGGCGGCGTCGATCATGCGATCGAGGCCGTCGGGCGGTCGCAATCGGCGCAGACCACGGTTGACGTGCTGCGCCGTGGCGGCACCGCAACGATCCTCGGCATGATGCCGCTCGACCAGAAGGTCGGGCTGTCGGCGATGGATTTGCTCTCGGGCAAGAAGTTGCAGGGCGGGCTGATGGGATCGAACCGCTTCCCGGTCGATATTCCGCGGCTCGTGGATTTCTATATGCGCGGTCAGCTCGATCTCGACACGATCATCGCCGAACGCTTGCCGCTCGAGCGGATCAACGATGCGTTCGATGAGCTGCGGAAGGGCGACGCGACGCGCAGCGTGATCGTGTTCGATCAATGA
- a CDS encoding TetR/AcrR family transcriptional regulator — translation MQAQGELGGDGEEIGTRRFRAKREAILAAAADAINEQSAKGMTFADVARRVGLNTTSVTYYFKRKEDLAAAAFEHTLDYLLVMLDTAMEAPTPEARVERYLALNIARLARVQRGEERQIAGLSDLRAMDEPVRGRLMAGWREVFRRARRLWGPAHGRAQTDLNGARAHVLMENTFWLPVWLPRYEPDQYGRVEARVMDVFRHGLGVPSARWAPEAVVLQRDLAEGREAFLLAATRLINELGYRGASVQRIASELNVTKGSFYHHLDAKDDLVIACYRRSFDTISAAQRSADAQGGTQWDRLCAMFATLLGVQFSELGPLLRTTALSGLPITDRATMVDRSNRIARRFAGTIADGIAEGTVRAVDPLVASQLVMAFLNAAFDMRKWAWAMPQDRAIALYASTLAFGMFDDRVIEG, via the coding sequence ATGCAGGCTCAGGGGGAACTGGGCGGCGACGGAGAGGAGATCGGCACGCGCCGCTTCCGGGCGAAGCGCGAAGCCATCCTTGCCGCCGCTGCCGACGCGATCAACGAACAAAGCGCGAAGGGCATGACCTTCGCCGATGTCGCGCGGCGGGTCGGGCTGAACACCACCAGCGTCACCTATTATTTCAAGCGCAAGGAGGATCTGGCCGCCGCGGCGTTCGAGCATACGCTCGATTATCTGCTGGTGATGCTGGATACTGCAATGGAAGCGCCGACGCCCGAGGCGCGCGTCGAACGATACTTGGCCCTCAATATCGCGCGGCTTGCACGGGTTCAGCGCGGCGAGGAACGGCAGATCGCGGGCCTCTCCGATCTGCGCGCGATGGACGAGCCGGTGCGCGGGCGGCTGATGGCGGGCTGGCGCGAGGTGTTTCGCCGCGCCCGTCGCTTGTGGGGCCCGGCGCACGGCCGCGCGCAGACCGATCTCAACGGCGCGCGCGCGCACGTGCTGATGGAGAACACCTTCTGGCTGCCGGTCTGGCTGCCGCGTTATGAGCCCGATCAATACGGGCGGGTCGAAGCGCGCGTGATGGACGTGTTCCGCCACGGGCTTGGGGTGCCCAGCGCACGCTGGGCGCCGGAAGCGGTGGTGTTGCAGCGCGATCTTGCCGAGGGCCGCGAGGCCTTCCTGCTGGCGGCGACACGGCTGATCAACGAGCTTGGCTATCGCGGCGCGTCGGTGCAGCGGATCGCGAGCGAGCTCAACGTCACCAAGGGCAGCTTCTACCACCATCTCGACGCCAAGGACGATCTGGTCATCGCCTGCTATCGCCGCAGCTTCGATACGATTTCGGCGGCACAGCGCAGCGCGGACGCGCAAGGCGGCACGCAATGGGATCGGCTGTGCGCGATGTTCGCGACGCTGCTCGGCGTCCAATTCTCGGAACTCGGCCCGCTGTTGCGCACGACCGCGCTCAGCGGCTTGCCGATCACCGATCGCGCGACGATGGTCGACCGCTCGAACCGCATCGCGCGGCGCTTTGCGGGCACGATCGCCGACGGGATCGCCGAGGGCACCGTGCGCGCGGTCGATCCACTGGTGGCGAGCCAGCTCGTCATGGCGTTCCTCAACGCGGCATTCGACATGCGCAAATGGGCCTGGGCCATGCCGCAGGACCGCGCGATCGCACTCTATGCTTCGACACTGGCGTTCGGGATGTTCGACGATCGCGTGATCGAGGGCTGA
- a CDS encoding DUF7010 family protein — MKDFSTISLADARREYLATSTTAMPIGGFIAWSALAISAFVLGDRLPAFVVFIAAAIPFPLSLIIDKLRGQPGLQAESRHNPVTQLFMRFITVVALLIPFVIIATQAAGDLDILILGLAILAGMVWVPHGWGADDPAGFIHFAMRAVLCYCAYIFIPEAHRGAAIAGAAALTYVYAIAAMKKPSSVR; from the coding sequence ATGAAGGACTTTTCGACCATCTCGCTCGCCGACGCGCGGCGGGAATATCTGGCGACAAGCACGACGGCGATGCCGATTGGCGGCTTCATCGCCTGGTCGGCGCTGGCGATCAGCGCATTCGTGCTCGGTGACCGCCTTCCCGCGTTCGTAGTGTTTATCGCGGCGGCGATCCCCTTCCCGCTGTCGCTGATCATCGACAAGTTGCGCGGTCAACCGGGGCTTCAGGCGGAAAGTCGTCACAATCCAGTGACTCAGCTCTTCATGCGCTTCATCACGGTCGTCGCATTGCTGATCCCGTTCGTCATCATCGCCACACAGGCAGCAGGCGACCTCGACATCCTGATCCTGGGCCTGGCGATCCTCGCCGGCATGGTCTGGGTGCCGCATGGCTGGGGCGCCGACGATCCAGCCGGCTTCATCCACTTCGCGATGCGCGCGGTTCTTTGCTACTGCGCCTATATCTTCATCCCGGAGGCTCACCGCGGGGCCGCGATCGCGGGTGCGGCTGCGCTGACCTACGTCTACGCCATCGCTGCGATGAAGAAGCCGTCCTCGGTCCGGTGA